The following are from one region of the Variovorax sp. V213 genome:
- a CDS encoding 5'-methylthioadenosine/S-adenosylhomocysteine nucleosidase: protein MRWRSFLAAGVLALGLAGCAGVNKTSGAGIGGTRLDDTPRIAVISAFQPELTLLLNRLQGAAKHSVNGVEFTTGTLEGKPVVLFLSGISMTNATMNTQLALDRFRITSIVFSGIAGGVNPQLHVGDVTVPAQWGQYLEVLMARETAPGKYTAPPFIKDATLPNFGMMHPRPVEVRSAAHPQIMRKFWFEADPKMLEVARSIRNVDLANCSAGKCLARKPQLVVGGNGVSGQAFMDNKAYREYTFKTFQANVLDMETAAVGMVAYSNGVPYIAFRSLSDLAGGGDGENEMGTFMGIAADNSAKVMLAFLAAWK from the coding sequence ATGCGCTGGCGCTCTTTTCTCGCGGCCGGCGTGCTGGCCCTCGGTCTGGCGGGTTGCGCCGGCGTCAACAAGACAAGCGGTGCCGGCATCGGCGGCACCCGGCTGGACGACACCCCCCGCATCGCGGTGATCTCGGCTTTCCAGCCCGAGCTCACGCTGCTGCTGAACCGCCTGCAGGGGGCGGCGAAGCACAGCGTCAACGGCGTCGAGTTCACCACCGGTACGCTCGAAGGCAAGCCGGTCGTGCTGTTCCTCTCGGGCATCAGCATGACCAACGCGACGATGAACACGCAGCTGGCGCTCGACCGCTTTCGCATCACCAGCATTGTCTTCAGCGGCATCGCGGGCGGCGTGAATCCGCAGCTGCATGTGGGCGACGTCACGGTACCGGCCCAATGGGGACAGTACCTCGAAGTGCTGATGGCGCGCGAAACCGCGCCGGGCAAATACACTGCGCCGCCCTTCATCAAGGATGCCACGCTGCCCAATTTCGGCATGATGCATCCGCGCCCGGTCGAGGTGCGCTCCGCGGCGCATCCGCAGATCATGCGCAAGTTCTGGTTCGAAGCCGACCCGAAGATGCTCGAAGTGGCGCGCAGCATCCGCAACGTCGACCTCGCGAATTGCAGCGCCGGCAAGTGCCTGGCGCGCAAGCCCCAGCTGGTGGTGGGGGGCAACGGCGTCTCGGGCCAGGCTTTCATGGACAACAAGGCGTATCGCGAATACACCTTCAAGACCTTCCAGGCCAACGTGCTCGACATGGAGACCGCGGCCGTGGGCATGGTGGCCTACAGCAACGGCGTGCCCTACATCGCCTTCCGCTCTCTCAGCGACCTCGCGGGCGGCGGCGACGGCGAGAACGAGATGGGCACCTTCATGGGCATTGCAGCCGACAACTCGGCCAAGGTCATGCTGGCGTTCCTGGCCGCGTGGAAGTGA
- a CDS encoding ABC transporter ATP-binding protein — protein sequence MNSATVLRLRGITKRFGALVANDAISLDLQAGEVLALLGENGAGKSTLMSILFGHYVADEGSIEVFGAPLPHGNPKAALAAGVGMVHQHFTLADNLSVLDNVMMGTEPLWRVFSRRAAARARLLEVAQRFGLPVQPDAMIGNLSVGERQRVEILKALYRGARILILDEPTAVLTPQESEALFATLAQMVAQGLSVIFISHKLGEVLRVSHRIAVLRGGKLAAEARTAETTQAQLALWMVGHAVDAPQRRPAKSVGDAVCVLDHVSTASAKDGGQDHSSALREVSLTLRAGEITAIAGVSGNGQVALAELLCGTRRATSGTARLMGRALPPSPARLVQRGVARIPEDRHAVGVVGDLPVWENAVSERLRSPVFSRWSWFVRRAAARLHARRIEKAFDVRGAGLMAPARSLSGGNMQKLILGRALLAPEQAEDADNKKYPTRAPRLIVAHQPTWGLDIGAVAYVQQQLIAARDAGAAVLVISDDLDEVLALGDRVAVMHGGQLGEARPAAAWTREAIGLAMAGAAAPQQPLAGTLP from the coding sequence ATGAACAGCGCGACCGTGCTCCGCCTCAGGGGCATCACCAAGCGCTTTGGCGCCCTCGTCGCCAACGACGCCATCTCCCTCGACCTGCAGGCTGGCGAAGTGCTTGCGCTGCTGGGCGAGAACGGCGCGGGCAAGTCGACGCTCATGTCCATTCTGTTCGGCCACTACGTCGCCGACGAAGGCAGCATCGAGGTCTTCGGTGCGCCACTGCCTCACGGCAACCCCAAGGCCGCGCTGGCCGCCGGCGTGGGCATGGTGCACCAGCACTTCACGCTGGCCGACAACCTCAGCGTGCTCGACAACGTGATGATGGGTACCGAGCCGCTGTGGCGCGTATTCTCGCGCCGCGCGGCGGCACGCGCGCGCCTGCTCGAAGTGGCGCAGCGCTTCGGCCTGCCGGTGCAGCCCGACGCGATGATCGGCAACCTCTCGGTCGGCGAGCGGCAGCGCGTCGAGATTCTCAAGGCGCTGTATCGCGGCGCGCGCATCCTGATTCTCGACGAGCCGACCGCCGTGCTGACGCCGCAGGAGAGCGAAGCGCTGTTTGCCACGCTCGCGCAGATGGTGGCGCAGGGTTTGTCGGTGATCTTCATCAGCCACAAGCTCGGCGAGGTGCTGCGCGTGTCGCATCGCATTGCCGTGCTGCGCGGCGGCAAGCTCGCGGCCGAGGCACGCACAGCCGAGACCACGCAGGCGCAGCTGGCGCTCTGGATGGTCGGACATGCGGTCGACGCCCCGCAGCGCCGGCCGGCCAAGTCGGTGGGCGATGCCGTCTGCGTGCTCGACCATGTGAGCACCGCATCGGCCAAGGATGGCGGGCAGGACCATTCGAGCGCCCTCCGCGAGGTGTCGCTGACGCTGCGCGCCGGCGAGATCACCGCCATCGCAGGCGTCTCGGGCAACGGCCAGGTGGCGCTGGCCGAGTTGCTGTGCGGCACGCGCCGCGCCACGTCGGGCACGGCCCGGCTGATGGGCCGCGCACTGCCGCCCTCGCCTGCCCGGCTGGTGCAGCGCGGCGTGGCGCGCATTCCGGAAGACCGGCATGCGGTCGGCGTGGTCGGCGACCTGCCGGTGTGGGAGAACGCAGTGTCGGAGCGGTTGCGCAGCCCGGTGTTCTCGCGCTGGTCGTGGTTCGTGCGGCGCGCGGCCGCGCGGCTTCATGCCCGGCGCATCGAAAAAGCATTCGACGTGCGCGGCGCCGGCCTGATGGCGCCGGCCCGCTCGCTCTCCGGCGGGAACATGCAGAAACTGATCCTTGGCCGCGCGCTGCTCGCACCCGAGCAGGCCGAAGACGCAGACAACAAGAAGTACCCGACGCGCGCGCCGCGCCTGATCGTCGCGCACCAGCCGACCTGGGGCCTCGACATCGGTGCCGTGGCCTATGTGCAGCAGCAGCTCATCGCCGCGCGCGATGCCGGCGCTGCGGTGCTGGTGATTTCCGATGACCTCGACGAAGTGCTCGCGCTCGGCGACCGCGTGGCCGTGATGCATGGGGGCCAACTGGGCGAAGCGCGCCCCGCCGCCGCCTGGACGCGCGAAGCCATCGGGCTGGCGATGGCCGGCGCGGCGGCGCCGCAGCAGCCACTCGCGGGAACCTTGCCATGA
- a CDS encoding DUF6152 family protein, whose protein sequence is MIQRRRLFVAGSLGLALPAWAHHGWSSFDQDRPLYLEGRATKVMWRNPHGELELELPENPVLPPDLKQRALPRQSAAVDGPALLAKAQLPTRRDRKWMIELAPLTRLQAWGLDEIKPGTPVAALGFTFTGEKGDPVLRAEYLFVGGKAYGLRSSPA, encoded by the coding sequence ATGATTCAGAGACGACGCTTGTTCGTTGCCGGTTCGCTGGGCCTGGCCCTGCCGGCCTGGGCCCACCATGGATGGAGCAGCTTCGACCAGGATCGCCCGCTCTATCTGGAGGGGCGTGCGACCAAGGTCATGTGGCGCAATCCGCATGGCGAACTGGAACTCGAACTCCCCGAGAACCCGGTCCTGCCGCCCGACCTGAAGCAGCGCGCGTTGCCCAGGCAAAGCGCAGCCGTCGATGGCCCCGCGCTGCTGGCCAAGGCGCAGCTGCCGACGCGGCGCGACCGCAAGTGGATGATCGAACTGGCGCCGCTCACGCGCCTGCAGGCCTGGGGGCTCGACGAGATCAAGCCTGGCACCCCGGTGGCCGCGCTGGGCTTCACCTTCACCGGCGAAAAAGGCGACCCGGTGCTGCGCGCCGAATACCTGTTCGTCGGCGGCAAGGCCTACGGCTTGCGCTCCTCGCCGGCCTGA
- a CDS encoding URC4/urg3 family protein, whose protein sequence is MSRTTDPTNNGSQYLPADGSGSLPPGSAGDIDPAIEFAPDTDHPAGAATVLRTTAAIRERAAALLARARRGESQWFRIGGDSAIDDAARTVAEVTRERYPWDTIPYHSRWRHFEAGGVDRLKQLDQLLGKRIDARQRASAHIDLVLVSVLLDAGAGPDWHYTEPATGERFTRSEGLAVASFHAFTSGLFSSNPDHPLQADAAGLRGLVTDRLGDAFQVSDVNPLVGLAGRAVLLRRLGEAMSEQPETFGDDGRPAGMFDALVAPLGAAAPPTAEITAHQILSLLLETLSGIWPSANAIDSIAADGSDATGGIGWSDPALALGDCWRHSAVRGPGLTNGWMPFHKLSQWLTYSLLEPFEWAGVKVRHLDALTALPEYRNGGLLIDSGVIVPKDPAFLSRVWKAGDEFIVEWRALTVALLDELAPHVRKMLDRTAEELPLACVLEGGTWAAGRVLAQRLRDGAPPLLIESDGTVF, encoded by the coding sequence ATGAGCCGCACGACCGACCCCACGAACAACGGCAGCCAATACCTGCCCGCCGACGGTTCGGGCAGCCTGCCGCCGGGCAGCGCAGGCGACATCGATCCGGCGATCGAATTCGCTCCCGACACCGACCACCCCGCGGGCGCCGCCACCGTGCTGCGCACGACCGCAGCCATCCGCGAGCGTGCGGCTGCGCTGCTGGCGCGCGCGCGCCGGGGCGAGTCGCAGTGGTTCCGCATCGGCGGCGACAGTGCAATAGACGACGCGGCGCGCACGGTGGCCGAGGTCACGCGCGAGCGCTATCCCTGGGACACCATTCCGTACCACAGCCGCTGGCGCCACTTCGAAGCCGGCGGCGTCGACCGGCTGAAGCAGCTCGACCAGCTGCTCGGCAAGCGCATCGATGCCCGGCAGCGCGCCAGCGCGCACATCGACCTGGTGCTGGTGAGCGTGCTGCTCGATGCCGGTGCCGGCCCCGACTGGCACTACACCGAGCCCGCCACCGGCGAGCGCTTCACGCGCTCCGAAGGGCTGGCCGTCGCGAGCTTCCATGCCTTCACCAGCGGACTGTTCTCGTCCAACCCCGACCATCCGCTGCAAGCCGATGCGGCCGGCCTGCGAGGGCTCGTGACCGACCGGCTCGGCGACGCCTTCCAGGTCAGCGACGTCAACCCATTGGTGGGCCTGGCCGGCCGCGCGGTGCTGCTGCGCCGGCTCGGCGAGGCGATGAGCGAACAACCCGAGACTTTCGGCGACGACGGCCGGCCCGCCGGCATGTTCGACGCGCTGGTCGCCCCGCTTGGCGCCGCCGCGCCGCCCACGGCCGAGATCACGGCACACCAGATCCTGTCGCTGCTGCTCGAAACGCTGTCGGGCATCTGGCCCTCCGCCAATGCCATCGACAGCATCGCGGCCGATGGCAGCGACGCCACGGGCGGCATCGGCTGGAGCGACCCGGCCCTCGCCCTCGGCGACTGCTGGCGCCACAGCGCGGTGCGCGGCCCCGGCCTCACCAACGGCTGGATGCCGTTCCACAAGCTGTCGCAATGGCTCACCTATTCGCTGCTCGAGCCTTTCGAATGGGCGGGCGTGAAAGTGCGCCATCTCGATGCGCTCACCGCCCTGCCCGAATACCGCAACGGCGGCCTCTTGATCGACAGCGGCGTGATCGTGCCGAAGGACCCGGCCTTTCTTTCGCGCGTCTGGAAAGCCGGGGACGAGTTCATCGTCGAGTGGCGCGCGCTCACCGTGGCGCTGCTGGACGAGCTGGCGCCGCACGTGCGCAAGATGCTCGACCGCACCGCGGAAGAACTGCCGCTGGCCTGCGTGCTTGAGGGCGGCACCTGGGCCGCCGGCCGCGTCTTGGCACAGCGCTTGCGTGACGGAGCGCCACCGCTCCTGATCGAAAGCGACGGCACCGTCTTTTAG
- the upp gene encoding uracil phosphoribosyltransferase — translation MSNVHLVDHPLVQHKLTLMRRKDASTNSFRRLLNEISMLMAYEVTRDMPMQDIEVETPLETMQAKVIDGKKLVLVSILRAGTGILDGMLTVVPGARVGHIGLYRDPKTLTAVEYYFKMPGEMENRDVIVVDPMLATGNSAVAAVERLKELNPKSIKFVCLLTCPEGIATMQKAHPDVPIYTAAIDRELNSHGYILPGLGDAGDRIFGTK, via the coding sequence ATGAGCAACGTCCACCTCGTCGATCACCCCCTCGTCCAGCACAAGCTCACGCTGATGCGCCGCAAGGACGCTTCCACCAACAGCTTTCGCCGGCTCCTGAACGAAATCAGCATGCTCATGGCCTACGAGGTCACGCGCGACATGCCGATGCAGGACATCGAGGTCGAGACCCCGCTCGAAACCATGCAGGCCAAGGTCATCGACGGCAAGAAGCTGGTGCTGGTGTCCATCCTGCGCGCGGGCACCGGCATCCTCGACGGCATGCTGACCGTGGTGCCGGGCGCGCGCGTCGGCCACATCGGCCTGTACCGCGACCCCAAGACGCTCACGGCCGTCGAGTACTACTTCAAGATGCCCGGCGAAATGGAGAACCGCGACGTGATCGTGGTCGACCCGATGCTGGCCACCGGCAACTCGGCCGTGGCCGCGGTCGAACGCCTGAAGGAGCTCAACCCCAAGTCGATCAAGTTCGTCTGCCTGCTCACCTGCCCCGAAGGCATCGCGACCATGCAGAAGGCGCACCCCGACGTGCCGATCTACACCGCCGCGATCGACCGCGAGCTGAACAGCCACGGGTACATCCTGCCGGGCCTCGGCGACGCAGGCGACCGCATCTTCGGCACGAAGTAA
- a CDS encoding BMP family protein: protein MTARRQLIIRSVAIAAATLAAGAPGLALAQAKLKVAAVYTVPFEQQWVGRIHKALKAAEVRGEIEYKATENVSNADYERVMREYATGGNQLIFGEVFGVEAAARKVAKDFPKVAFLMGSSLKPQAPNFSVFDNYIQEPAYLSGMVAGGMTKSNRIGMVGGFPIPEVNRLMNAFMAGAKETNPKVEFSVSFINSWFDPPKAKEAAFAMIDKGADVMYAERFGVSDAAKEKGKLAIGNVIDTQAQYPDTVVASALWNFEPSADRAIKLVKEGKFTAEDYGVYSTMKHKGSELAPLGTFEKKVPADIVAKVKAKQADILAGKFTVKVDDSQPKSTAK from the coding sequence GTGACAGCACGCCGTCAGTTGATCATTCGTTCGGTCGCCATCGCAGCGGCAACGCTTGCAGCGGGCGCGCCCGGCCTCGCGCTCGCACAGGCCAAGCTCAAGGTGGCGGCGGTGTACACCGTGCCCTTCGAGCAGCAGTGGGTGGGCCGCATCCACAAGGCGCTCAAGGCCGCCGAGGTGCGCGGCGAGATCGAATACAAGGCCACCGAAAACGTCAGCAATGCCGACTACGAGCGCGTGATGCGCGAGTACGCCACCGGCGGCAACCAGCTGATCTTCGGCGAGGTGTTCGGCGTGGAAGCGGCGGCGCGCAAGGTCGCGAAAGACTTTCCCAAGGTCGCCTTCCTGATGGGCTCGTCGCTCAAGCCGCAGGCCCCCAACTTCAGCGTGTTCGACAACTACATCCAGGAACCGGCGTATCTCTCCGGCATGGTGGCCGGCGGCATGACCAAGAGCAACCGCATCGGCATGGTCGGCGGCTTTCCCATTCCTGAAGTGAACAGGCTCATGAACGCCTTCATGGCGGGCGCGAAGGAGACCAACCCCAAGGTCGAGTTCAGCGTGAGCTTCATCAACAGCTGGTTCGACCCGCCCAAGGCCAAGGAAGCGGCTTTCGCGATGATCGACAAGGGCGCCGACGTGATGTATGCGGAGCGCTTCGGCGTCTCCGACGCGGCCAAGGAAAAAGGCAAGCTCGCCATCGGCAACGTGATCGACACCCAGGCCCAGTACCCCGACACGGTGGTGGCCTCGGCGCTGTGGAACTTCGAGCCCTCGGCCGACCGCGCGATCAAGCTCGTGAAGGAAGGCAAGTTCACGGCCGAGGACTACGGCGTCTACTCGACCATGAAGCACAAGGGCTCCGAGCTCGCCCCGCTCGGCACTTTCGAGAAGAAGGTCCCCGCCGACATCGTCGCCAAGGTGAAGGCAAAGCAGGCCGACATCCTGGCCGGCAAGTTCACGGTGAAGGTCGACGACTCCCAACCGAAGTCCACCGCAAAGTGA
- a CDS encoding GTP cyclohydrolase II — translation MSADSTVTPSAIPAIPATPVVSPLPPLHPSSSTGHIRLTSHAGGFGALPIRWGAATATERGPVVGTTTKRAHRNVIGTHSGSYSVYRALAVAAGALKREHKADLTNTAPTDVIGPYPQWSEPGRIVSLDPWGALVADVFSAELAAGYDIRPTIAITKAHVILPEVIEALQSGRLKADGHFLTAGGAAMVTKAAIEPVWYLPEVARRFGCSETDLRRTLFEETGGMYPELVTRSDLEVFLPPIGGQTLYIFGNPRDLANPEVELTARIHDECNGSDVFGSDICTCRPYLTHAIEECIQGAQRGGVGLIAYSRKEGRALGEVTKFLVYNARKRQVGGDTADQYFARTECVAGVQDMRFQELMPDVFHWLGIKKIHRLVSMSNMKFDAITGSGIEIGERVNIPDELIPADARVEMDAKMAAGYFTPGPVPDAEELKKAKGRGLSE, via the coding sequence ATGTCCGCAGATAGCACAGTGACCCCTTCGGCGATCCCGGCGATTCCAGCGACTCCTGTCGTCTCCCCCCTTCCCCCCCTTCACCCTTCGTCGTCGACCGGGCACATCCGGCTGACCTCCCATGCCGGGGGTTTCGGCGCGCTGCCCATCCGATGGGGCGCGGCCACCGCCACCGAACGCGGGCCCGTGGTGGGCACCACCACGAAGCGGGCGCATCGCAACGTCATCGGCACGCACAGCGGCTCATACAGCGTGTACCGCGCACTGGCCGTGGCGGCCGGCGCCCTCAAGCGCGAGCACAAGGCCGACCTGACCAACACCGCGCCCACCGACGTGATCGGCCCGTACCCGCAGTGGAGCGAGCCGGGCCGCATCGTCTCGCTCGACCCCTGGGGCGCATTGGTGGCCGATGTGTTCTCCGCCGAGCTGGCCGCGGGCTACGACATTCGCCCGACCATCGCGATCACCAAGGCGCACGTGATCCTGCCCGAGGTGATAGAAGCGCTGCAGAGCGGCCGCCTCAAGGCCGACGGCCACTTTCTCACCGCGGGCGGCGCCGCGATGGTGACCAAGGCCGCCATCGAGCCCGTGTGGTACCTGCCCGAAGTGGCGCGGCGCTTCGGCTGTTCCGAAACCGATCTGCGGCGCACGCTGTTCGAAGAGACCGGCGGCATGTACCCCGAGCTCGTCACGCGCTCCGACCTGGAGGTGTTCCTGCCGCCCATCGGCGGGCAGACGCTCTACATCTTCGGCAACCCTCGCGACCTGGCCAACCCGGAGGTGGAGCTCACCGCGCGCATCCACGACGAGTGCAACGGCTCCGACGTATTCGGCTCCGACATCTGCACCTGCCGCCCCTACCTCACGCACGCCATCGAAGAGTGCATCCAGGGCGCGCAGCGCGGCGGCGTCGGCCTCATCGCCTATTCGCGCAAGGAAGGCCGCGCGCTCGGCGAGGTGACCAAGTTCCTGGTCTACAACGCGCGCAAGCGCCAGGTCGGCGGCGACACGGCCGACCAGTATTTCGCGCGCACCGAGTGCGTGGCCGGCGTGCAGGACATGCGCTTCCAGGAGCTGATGCCCGACGTCTTCCACTGGCTCGGCATCAAGAAGATCCATCGGCTCGTGTCGATGAGCAACATGAAGTTCGACGCCATCACCGGCTCGGGCATCGAGATCGGCGAGCGCGTGAACATTCCCGACGAACTGATTCCGGCCGACGCCCGCGTCGAGATGGACGCCAAGATGGCCGCCGGCTATTTCACGCCCGGCCCGGTGCCCGATGCCGAGGAACTCAAGAAAGCCAAGGGCCGGGGACTGAGCGAATGA